The genomic interval GGCTGATGGTGATTCCTTCTCCACCGTAGGAGAGAGATAtttgggaaagaaaagcagcactAGCCTATGGAGAAGTTAATGAGAAATGATTTTTCACTATTAAAGATACAGGCTTATGCAAGGGAACACAAAACAGATTATAGGGCAGATGTACAAACAGAAATAATTGACACTTTATAAATTAAGTTTATCTAAAAAGTATATGCATTTGACTGTATTCCTCTATCAGCCTTTGTATGcttattttaaaagtgtaaacTCTTCACACCAGGAACTCTCAAATCCCTAATCCTGAGATACTACTAAAACATTTCTTCAACCATGTCATAGGTAGCTTTATTTAAACATTATTGTCCAACCAATTTCTTAACAGTTTGAAGATTTAACACATGATTACAGTTGTTGGTATTGTTAAAGTCTCACGTTTTCATTTAAACCAATCATTATATTGGAAATGCTTCCAACAGAAGAGGCAGTTAGTTTGACACTGATTCAaatttaacaagaaaaataaagatgactGATCTAGTAAGTGAGCATATCACATGTGTAGGATTTACAACTGAATACAACTTTTGTAGATGTTACAACATTGTTCAAATGTAGTTTCTCATTCCCAATGTAAACATGAACACTCATAGATCTTAAGCTCAAGTTTAATCAGTACACTACTAAAGTTCCTTTCTAGAAATGAATATTTAATGCCTCTGTtatattttaagaacattttatatTCCATTACCTAACAGTTCAGAATATCAGAATTAAGTATTTCCTGAATATCGCATGCAGGCGCTTGCACTTAATTTCTTTAtatggctaagattttcaaaaggtgcttaactcccatggaAATTCAGTGCAAGTTGGTCACTTAATTCTtatagactcctttgaaaatcccagtcaaaATGCTTAGTAAATTAGCACTAGCAATATTCTTCCACATTCAGCCACACATGATCAGAAGTGATCTTGATCCAAACATTTTATattgtgcattaaaaaaaaagtatcccaGCCCTGTTGTGCCTACCTACTGATATGCTTACCTTCTAAAACATGAAAAATATCTTCCAGTGACTTATGCACACACTGGACGAATTCGTGTACATTCCTGGCTGGGTAAGAAGACGCACTGCAGCCAATCCAATCATCATGCACTCCATAGGCTACACCAAAGCCATCCGGCACCACTGGAGCAAATCCTCCCATATTCACAGCTGGGCTGCTCAATGTGCTTGTGGACAGAATGTTGTGATTCAGCTGAGTGTAGGTTTGGTCCTGGTAGATGTCAGGTAATGGGATACCTTTTGATGCTGCCAAATAACGCAAACTGAACAAATGCCGGTCAAATCCTTGACCTgttaaaataagaacataagaatgaccatgaTGGATCAGACTAATGGTTCACTTAGGCAAACTGCCAATGCCAGAGGAtacaaagggaatgaacaaaacaaagcaattatcaagtgatccatcccttgtcatccagtccctgcttctggcagtcagagggttagggacacccagagcatggggttgtgtccctaaccatcttggctaaatagccaatgatggacccatcatccatgaacttacctaattcttttttgaacccagttatacttttagccttcacaacatcccaggcAATGAATTTcgcaggttaactgtgcattgtgtgaagaagtacttccttatatttgtttttaaacctgctgcctcttaatttcattcggtgacccctggtttgtgtgttatgtggaggggtaaataatgcttcccttttcactttctccacaccatccatgattttatagacctctatcatatccccccttagtcgtctcttttctaaagcTGAAGGGTCCCATTCTTTTTAATCTCcgctcatatggaagttgttccatatccctaatcatttttgttgcctttcttggTACCCTTTCCAATTCGAATATatcttttgagatgaggtgaccagaactgcactcagtagTCAAAGtatgagcataccatggatttatatagtggcattaaaaTACAAAACACTACAGAAAATCACTGCTTTTCTacagaaaatacacctctacctcgctataacgctgtccttgggagccacaaaatcttaccgcattataggtgaaactgcgttatattgaacttgctttgatccaccagagtgcgtaACCCCACACCCCCCGGACCaatgctttaccgtgttatatccgaattcgtgttatatcgaggtagaggtgtagttatttaACACACTAAATATCACACCTCTTCAAAGCCACAAAACTTACAAGAGTTTTTTCTATAGCAGCTTTCTTACAAGTTATGGTAATATGCTTTACAGAAGGAAATTGCAATGCATTTTTAGCACATCCATTCTCTGGGACAGGAACTCTATTTTACTGATTTAGCTAGCAACTACTATAATGGGGCCATGATCTCTGGGAcatctaggcactactgcaatattcATAAAAAGGGTTTTTAACAATAGTTAAGAAGTTAAATGGAGAAGATCAAAATATGAGGTTTGAAAAAGgaataaatgttttcatattACTTTAAAAGAGAGTCTGAGATAGCATGTTCCAAATGGCAGGAACTACAGAGGAAAAGGCTATTGAACCAACAGTAAAGAGATTACAATAAAATCGGACAAAGCCCTGTAGGCTACATTTTACTAAAAATCTAGAAGAAGTTAGCAAGCTCtaattctgatttattttaaaatgcaataggGTCAGGTCAGATAGAGCCACTTGGGAAAATTTATCACTGGTGCAGCAGAAGGAACCAAGACCAGTTTGCACAGTGGCCTCAGTACCACCTGCAGGCAGATACATGAAGCAACCCAAAATCCTGCTTTGTGTTGCACTCTCCAGGGCATCAGCCAGTTAGCTGCCACATGTGGGCTAGTATAACAGTAATTTATCTACAGGATAGGAAAAATCTTGATGTGCGTGGGTCTGAAGCAAATAAGGGGAACTCAAAGACACTCCCTTCTTAAGAAGAATGTCACAAGAACAATATGTTTTTTAACTTGGAAAGCACtgctattacacctctaccccgatataacgctgtcctcgggagccaaaaaatcttaccgtgttataggtgaaaccgtatTATATCgaccttgctttgatctgctggagtgcgcagccctgcccccccggagcactgctttaccgcgttatatcagggtagaggtgtagttggcaTTCTACAAAGTTTGAATGAGCATAGGCCCTCCAGCAAGATTAAATTACACTTAGTGAGACTTCTGTAAAAGTTTAGCATTAATGAGCAAATAAGCTGATGAGATTCATTTTGTGAAACAATGCGAACGTTCTATCACCATGACCTGACACTCACACTTACCCATAGCAGCTTCTTTTGTCAACTGGCTGTGGTACTTTGAGCACTCAGCAATCATCTGCTGAAGCTCCTCTGTGCTGTGTTTGGAAGGTTGCCTGACAAAAGCTTCCGTGCACTTCTTTGTATAGATGGAGGCAGGACGGATGGTCTCTGTGCGACCGTGTTTGAAAGCTGCTGTACTGCAAGACTCATATGTGGCAACAGTCTGGCCGTACTGCCGAAGGAAAGCCATCTGGAAAGAAAGTTGAGCCACAGCATCAGGACTGATCttcttctgttttaaaaactCCTTGCCTCCTTTCTTAAACTGAATAAAATCGAGAGTCAAGGTTTCCACAGTGGCATCGAAGTTCTGTTTGGCTTTGGTAATTCCTGCTTTTAAGGCATCATTCAACTTAAAGCTGAGTTTCTGCACAGCGCTGGAAGAGTCAACTGCAGCAGGTTGAGATTGTGGGGTGACAGCTGGCTTCTGGGTGCTGTCTTTAAATACTTCATTTTGAAATCTTAATACAGCCACACCATCTCCCCAGGAATGTTCAAAATGGATGGCCGCATTGCCATCTTTGGCTAGGATAAGGTTAAAGGACTTATCATACCAGCGGTTAATACCATCTCCATGCAACATGGTGTGGGACAAGTGCACAAGGTCTTTAATGGGGAAGTCATCTAAACATAGACAAAAGACAGCAGAATCCACTTTTTGGAGGACTTCTTCATTGCCATTATCGAGTAGCTTCTGTCTCAGTAGTGCCCATACATCTCGGTTTTCACTGGGCAAATATGCAAGAGGGAAGGCTGGGGCTGGACTATTGTCACTAAGTATGTATTTCAGGTGTGCTTGTATTTCAGAAGGCTTCACTATATTCCCATCTCTATCAAGGACATCAAATACATAAAAATTCCCATTTCTGAGCACCAGCAAGTGCTTTGCTTTTTCATCTGTAAAAAGCTCGTCTCGACTGAGCTTAGGCAATCGTGTGGAATTGAAAAGTCGGAAGTACTGAGACATATCTAAGGGGTATGCATTGACCATGTAGGCACCAAACCATGAGAGAGATGAAGGCACAAATCGAATGAGTCTCCTAAAGGTTTGAGTGTCACTTTTGTCTGGATTGAGGTGAAAAACCTCTGGCTCTAGATAGCCGGCCCTGAGGGTCTTCAAAAAACGCATAGCAGAAACAGTCATGTTAGTTGCTCGTGTGAGCTGATCGTTGTATTCAGCTTTTGGGTCAGGGTTGAAAGACATAAAtgggttaaaattcaaaacaacagAGTCACGTGAACTTAGATACATATCAAACCAGGGACCTAAAAATGGAGAGTTGAGAAATAGATTAATACAGGTAAAATTGGCTAATTGTGAAAGCACTGTTTAGAGCCATCTATATTATCTGTCAAAGTCATTCGGTAGAGAGCTCCAATATCTGTATTTAATTACAATCCATGGACTGGGGTACATTAGGGCAACATATTCCCACCAAATCAGAAATGGacctcccactgatgtcagtgggagctttgcacAAAGATCTAGAGTGCAGCATGGCCTTTAGGTTGCATCACTCAGTGGGAAAACATGCTCCGTAGTGAAAACATGCTCACCTTTGGGACCACCATTACTTCTGTCCCATTTACCTTCCTTTCTCATCCTTCTTTCTCTATTTCTCACTTTCTTCTGCCTGTGTCTTTTGTTCTTCCCTTCTGAATTCCTTCCCTGCAGCAACCCCTAATTCCCACTGGGGACTCAGTAAAACCACACTCATTTTCAGCTATGACTTAAGTCAGAATTTGAAGTCCAGATCTCCAGAGTTGAAAGACTAGCTAGCATACAAGTTGGGTTTTATAACCCACTCCTCACCATGGTATATAAGCCTCTTAACTCATTCTTCCTCCTCATAGGAATAATGATGTTTTGTTACACTTatggaaacaacaacaaaaatgaacaGGACTTGAAAGTCGGGGGAAAGAGGGCCGGTTGCAGCTGCAGCACATAATCCATTTACATAATAATGCTCAAGAAAACCAGTTAACGATAATAATCTGCCACATTTCCCCTCAACATTAAGCTTAGGTGGGCTATCCGCCAGGGTAGTGACAGGATGGCAATAACGAGTGAAAGTCATTACTACCAAAAGGCTGATCAAGCTGGCCTATGTGAGAAGTTGGTGGTTCTCAGTGCAATTCAAATACATGTCTGGTAAACTACCACCGTTGGCACCCTTACTGGTAGTCTCAGCAGAGAGCAAGGATTGAAGCACAATGGCAGgacagtatggggagaagattACACTGAGGCTGCTTGTGCTGTACTGGATATATTATCTCAGTCTCCATTGCTGTCCACCCAGCATCTGCCTTCCACAAACACTATAATCATTTACATTTGAAAGCCATTGGAAGTaacatgaataaataaataaataaaattcactaACCTAAAAGCTACATGCTTTCTCttgcttttctttccctcttttctttctctctctgtctgaatTTCATCTCCTTCTTTTTGTCTTATGTTCTCTCTCGCCTTTTCTTTATTCTGGTCTTCCTCTTTCTGAgtctttccttttcttgttctttAAAAGAATAATGCTCTGCATTTTTTTAAGGCTGGGGGAGTGTCTCCTTCCATCCCCCACTGTTCAGTCATCTTTCCCAACTTTTCTGAGAATTCAGTTTTCCAATCAAGCACTTTCAAACAGATTCATGACTGTAACTAGACCTGGGTTAGTTTACTAGCTTTAGAGGCATGGAGGAGTCTAAACACGGGAATATacttgtatttatatttttaattactcttttaaaaaataaacagtaaatATTTTTCACTACTGTTTTTCCAATATCCCTCAACCTCCTATAGCAGCAGGATCTTTCTTCTCCAACAGGGGAAAGAACATCCAGGACACAAGATCTTCCTACACAGATACCAACATGTCCTGCACTTGAGCAAGATGCTCCACACCTAAGGATATTTTGATATAAGGATCCCACATTGACCTTAACTAATTCCCCTTACACAGAGGCACTACAACATACACAGCATTCTATCAGAGTGGACCACAGTACAAAATGATACTGTATATCACTCAGCAAATGTTCTTTTCACCAATGTGTTCTGATTATATAGACAGACACAAATCTTTTGCTCACTTTAATAAAAATCTGTATACTAAGAGTGTTGTGGCTGGCCCTCCATCTTTGATTTTGATAGCACCATTGTTCTTCCTatactacacttttttttttttttttaccattataATTTGCTAATGTACTGGTTTAAGTTACTTTCTTCCAAATGAAAACATCTTTGAGGAAATCTTGCTGTGGTTGATATTTCTGTTAGGTGACAATAAGAGATCCTAAAGTATTTGGTATATTAAAGATAACATTTTGTGAAGTGccctcttttttcttcttctaattaGCTCAGACGGTCTTCTAATTAGCTCAGACATTGTCAAATGGAGTTTTCACATCTTGTTCTGAGTGTAAACAATAATAAGGAGCTTAAACTTTAATCTATTATTCATAGCATTATGAGCTGACTGTCATCAAGCAAGTCTCTCCTCAAAATGAGTCTCTTCTTTATCCCACTATAAACCTTCCTACCTGAGATGTAACTAGTATGTTTGTTCTGCTTGTCTTGAGCAACCAGCTGTTCATGCAATTCTCTTCCAATTCCATGTTCAAAGCTGCAACCAAGTTCTTCAGTTTTCCTaaaacaatcaatcaatcagATGATCAAAATGCTGTCtccaggcattttttaaaaagatgcatcTTCTAATATGTAGGAGTTGGAGTGAAAGATTTGATGTACACTGAAGCACTGTTTTGTTTTCTATGTATCCATACCTGAATTGATCATCGTCTAAGAGAGGCTTTTGGGCATTCAAATACCTCCTAACAGTATCTTCTAGTTTGGGAATTGGCAACctgaggggagaggaaaaaaaagcaaactaaaatgTTGTTGTTAAAGCTCTGACAGTAAAGATTCTTAAAATACCATATTGTTTGTA from Malaclemys terrapin pileata isolate rMalTer1 chromosome 8, rMalTer1.hap1, whole genome shotgun sequence carries:
- the CPT2 gene encoding carnitine O-palmitoyltransferase 2, mitochondrial isoform X1 — protein: MATRRLLLSPASCLRRTKALGAPAAPGLRRGYSSADSFQYLHRSIVPTMHFQKSLPRLPIPKLEDTVRRYLNAQKPLLDDDQFRKTEELGCSFEHGIGRELHEQLVAQDKQNKHTSYISGPWFDMYLSSRDSVVLNFNPFMSFNPDPKAEYNDQLTRATNMTVSAMRFLKTLRAGYLEPEVFHLNPDKSDTQTFRRLIRFVPSSLSWFGAYMVNAYPLDMSQYFRLFNSTRLPKLSRDELFTDEKAKHLLVLRNGNFYVFDVLDRDGNIVKPSEIQAHLKYILSDNSPAPAFPLAYLPSENRDVWALLRQKLLDNGNEEVLQKVDSAVFCLCLDDFPIKDLVHLSHTMLHGDGINRWYDKSFNLILAKDGNAAIHFEHSWGDGVAVLRFQNEVFKDSTQKPAVTPQSQPAAVDSSSAVQKLSFKLNDALKAGITKAKQNFDATVETLTLDFIQFKKGGKEFLKQKKISPDAVAQLSFQMAFLRQYGQTVATYESCSTAAFKHGRTETIRPASIYTKKCTEAFVRQPSKHSTEELQQMIAECSKYHSQLTKEAAMGQGFDRHLFSLRYLAASKGIPLPDIYQDQTYTQLNHNILSTSTLSSPAVNMGGFAPVVPDGFGVAYGVHDDWIGCSASSYPARNVHEFVQCVHKSLEDIFHVLEGKHISR
- the CPT2 gene encoding carnitine O-palmitoyltransferase 2, mitochondrial isoform X2 → MYLSSRDSVVLNFNPFMSFNPDPKAEYNDQLTRATNMTVSAMRFLKTLRAGYLEPEVFHLNPDKSDTQTFRRLIRFVPSSLSWFGAYMVNAYPLDMSQYFRLFNSTRLPKLSRDELFTDEKAKHLLVLRNGNFYVFDVLDRDGNIVKPSEIQAHLKYILSDNSPAPAFPLAYLPSENRDVWALLRQKLLDNGNEEVLQKVDSAVFCLCLDDFPIKDLVHLSHTMLHGDGINRWYDKSFNLILAKDGNAAIHFEHSWGDGVAVLRFQNEVFKDSTQKPAVTPQSQPAAVDSSSAVQKLSFKLNDALKAGITKAKQNFDATVETLTLDFIQFKKGGKEFLKQKKISPDAVAQLSFQMAFLRQYGQTVATYESCSTAAFKHGRTETIRPASIYTKKCTEAFVRQPSKHSTEELQQMIAECSKYHSQLTKEAAMGQGFDRHLFSLRYLAASKGIPLPDIYQDQTYTQLNHNILSTSTLSSPAVNMGGFAPVVPDGFGVAYGVHDDWIGCSASSYPARNVHEFVQCVHKSLEDIFHVLEGKHISR